In Streptomyces sp. 71268, the DNA window GCGCGGGAGCGCCCGCTGCGGGCCGCGGTCTCCTCGTTCAGCGCGAGCGGCACCAACGCGCACCTGATCGTGGAGCAGCCTCCGGCGCCCGCGCGGCCGGCCGGGGCGCGGGGGTCGACGCCGGCCGCCGGTTCGTCCGCGACGGGTGCGGCGGGTGCGGCGGTGCCGTGGTTGGTCTCGGCGCGCGGTGAGGGGGCGTTGGCGGGTCAGGCGCGTGCGTTGCTCGACCACCTGGACGGGGGCGGTGAGGGAACGCCCACCGATGTGGGGTGGTCGCTGGTGACGACGCGGTCGCCCTTCGAGCACCAGGCGGTGGTGGTCGGGGTGGACCGCGCGGAGTTGGCGGACGGCTTGGCGGCGCTGGCCGCTGGCCGGGCGCACCCGGCCGTGGTGGGGCCGGCCGTGCTGCGGCCCGGGGCGGCCACGGTCACCGCGGGCACCACGGTGTTCGCCTTCGGCGGCGGCGAGCGGCCCCCGGGGTTCGGCTCGGAGCTGTACGCGCGCTTCCCGGTCTACGCCGCGGCCTTCGACGCGGTGGCGGAGGCGTTCGACGGGCGGCTCGACCGTCCGTTGCGGGAGTTGGCGTTCGATGCCGCGCCGGCCGGCGGGGCGGTCTCGCTGGCGGCGCCCGAGGCCGCCGCGGTCCGGTTCGCGGGGCACGTCGCGCTGGCCGCGCTGGTGCGCGACCTTGGCGTCAAGGCCGGTGCGGTCATCGGCGCGGACGGCGGGGAGATCGCCGCCGCGCACGTGGCCGGGGCGTTGCCGCTGCCCGACGCGTGCGCGCTGGTCCTCGCCGACGCCGCCGGCCCGGAACGGGTACGGCAGGTGGCCGGCGAACTGGACGTACGACGGCCCGACCTGCCGGTGCTGAGCGCGCGCACCGGTGAACCCGTGGACGAGTCGCTGGCCAGTGCCGCGTACTGGGCCGAGCGCGGCCAGGGTGGGGCAGCCGGTGGTGTCGCCGGCGCCGCGGCCGGCGCGAGCACCTGGGTGGAGTTCGGGCCCGACGCGCTGCTCGCCGCGGAGCCGGCCGGGCGGGCGCCGCTGACGGTGTCGGCCGTGATCCCCGGGCAGCCCGAGGTGCGCGCGCTCACGCACGCCGTGGCGCGGCTGCACCTGGCTGGCGGCCCGGGCGTTGACTGGCGGGCCTTCTTCGCCGGCGGCCCGGCGCCGAGCACCGTACGACTGCCGACGTACGCCTTCCAGCGGCGTCGCTACTGGATGGAGAACGAGCCGGCGCCCGACGCGCCGGCCGTCGAGTCGCGGGCCGACACCGAGTTCTGGGCGGCCGTGGAGCGCGCGGACCCGGACGCGGTGGCCCGCGCCATCGGGGTCGGCGGCGAGCGCGGCGCGCTGCTCCGCGAGGTGCTGCCGGCCCTGACGGCGTGGCGGCGGCAGCGCCAGTTGCGGTACCGGGTGGGGTGGCGGCCCGTCGCCGAGGCGGGCGAGCCCCGGCTGTCCGGGCGCTGGCTGGTGGTGGCCGACCCCCTCCCGGCTTCCACGGCGGCGGCGGACGCGCGACCGGCGCGGGACGGGGCCGCGAGCGGCGCGTCGGCGGTGGTCGCGGCGCTGCGCGCGCGGGGCGCCGAGGTCGTGCCGGTGAACGCGGAGCCGGCCGCCGGGTCGGACGCGCCGCTGTCCGAGCGGCTGGCACGGGCGAGCGCCGGGCGACCGGTGGTCGGTGTGGTGTCGCTGCTGGCCCTGTCCGGGCCGCGCCCGGCGAATGGCGGGGACGCCGCGCCGGGCGAGGACGGCACGTCGGCGCTGGCGCCGACGGTCGCGCTGGCCGACGCCTTGGAGCGGGCCCGGATCGAGGCTCCGTTGTGGGTGGTCACCCAGGGCGCGGTCAGCATCGGCGTCGGCGACGCCGCCCCGCGTCCCGAACAGGCCCAGCTCTGGGGCCTGGCCGGGGCGTTGGCCGCAGAGCGACAGGACCGCTGGGGTGGCCTGATCGACCTGCCGGCCCGGTGCGGCGCCCGGACGTGGCGCCGGCTCACCGCGGCGCTGCTCGCCGACGAGGGCGAGAGCGAGGTGGCCGTACGCCCTGACGGCGCGTTCGCCCGGCGCCTGGTGCGGGATGTGGCGGCCGGCACGGCCGACGGTGGCATCCTGCGCGGCACGGCGCTGATCAGCGGCGCGAACACCGGTGCCGGCGCGCACGCGGCCCGCTGGGCGGCCGAGGCCGGCGCCGAGCAGGTGCTGCTGGTGGACGCGACGGCGCCGGACGAGGCGCTGGCGGCGGAGTTGTCCGCGACCGGCGTGCGCGTGGCCACCGCCGTCGCCGACGTGGCCGTCCCGGACGAACTCGACCGGATCGCAGCGACCATCGCGCCCGAGCTTCCGCTGACCGCCGTGGTCCACCTCGGCTGCGGACTCGGTTACGAGGCGGGACCGTTGGACGCCGAGCGGCTGCGCGGCGAGGGCGCGGACGCGGTGGCCGCGGCGCGCCAGATGTGCGCGCTGGCCGAGCGGCACGAGCTGACGGCCCTGGTGCTGTGTTCGTCGGTCGCCGGAATCTGCCGTGGCCCGGGGCTCGGCAACCAGGCTCCGACGCACGCCTACGTGAGCGCCCTCGCCCAGCGGTGCCGGGCACGGGGTGTGCCCGCCGTGTCGCTGGCCCTGGGGCCCGTCGGCGAACCGGATGCCGCTGTCGGCGCCGCCAAGCAGTTGCGGGGCAACGGGGTGACGGCGCTGCCCGGGCAGGCGGTGGTCCAGGCCCTCCGCGACGCCGTGGCGGCCCAGGCGCCGGCTGCGGTGGTCACGGACATCGACTGGGCGTGGGTGGCCGGCCACGCGACGGAGTTGGGCGTACGGCGCCTCTTCGCCGACCTCCCGGAGTTCCGGCCCACCGACCGGGCGGCCCCACCCACGCAACCCGCCGCACTCGCGCCGGGGTCGTCGTGACGCCGTACGCCATGCCGGCCCGGGCCCGGTCCGCGCGAGGGGGCACGGACCGCCGCCGCCCGGGTGCGCGCGGTCCACGGCGGACCGCCGCCGGCCACGAGTTCTCCGGCACGCTCACCGCCGTCGGCGCCGCCGACGGCCGCGTACCGAAGCCCCAACGAGACGGGAGAAAGTGATGGACACCGAAAACAGCGAGGCCAACCTCGACGGCGCCAAGCTCCGCGAGGACCTCGCCGCCGCCACCCCCGAGCAGCGCGAGGCGCTGTTGCGCGAGACGGTGCGCGCCCAGCTCGCGAGCATCCTGCCCGAGGCCACCATCGAGGACGACAGCAACTTCCTGGAGAGCGGGCTCACCTCGCTCACCGCGCTGGAGCTGACCCGCAACCTGATGACGCTCACCGACGTGGAGATCCCCCTCGTCGCCGTCCTGGAGTACCCGACCCCGGCCACCCTGGGCCACTACCTGGCCGAGGCGTTCGCGGCGGTGGCCGAGGGCGACGCGGCCCCCGCCGGCACCGCCGCCGAGTAGCCGGGTGGGCACGCACCCCGCACGGCCCGCGCGCACGGATACGGGCAGGCGCCGCACAGCCGGCTGACGGTCGCGTCCACGCCGCACCGGGGTCTCTTCAGGCCCCGGTGCGGCGCCGTGCCACGAGCCGGCCGGCTGGACCTGGGGGTTATGTGCCTGGCCGCGGGAGCCGTTTCGATGTGACTATGGGAGTCACCACCTGACCGAGTTAGCGATGTCAGTTTGTTTTGAAGTCACTTGAGGGCTTGCGGTGGGACCGTGGGTGCGCTTCTCCCACGGGGGGCCTCATGGGTAACTCGCAGTCCCTCGCCACCTGCGAATGGGTAGTGTCGCGATCGCTTCGAACGAGAGTTTCAGCGGGTGGACGAAGACATGCACCGATCCGCGGCTCTGCGCGGCCATCGTCGACCGCCTGACCTTCAACAGCGCCATCATCCAGACCGGCACCGAGTCCTACCGCCTCGTCCACACCAAAACCCTGGCCGAACAGACCCAGGCCGGCTGAACGGCGCCGCAGGGCCGACCCCGGAGCCAGCGGGGTCGGCAGTTGGGCAAGATCAGCCGTTGACTTCCCGCGCCACGCGCTCCAATCGGAGCCGGTGGCCCTCCCACCATGCCTGATCACCTGGCGGCATGTTGCCCTTGCCCTGCAAATACCCGACAGATCCGTCGATGAGCTCTCGCACGATGTCCGCGTGACCGGCATGCCGCTGAGTATCTGAGATCACGCGCACCAGGATGTGGTGCAGTGTCACCTCTCGACGTTCCTCAGGCCACCACGGGACACGGCCGATCGCATCCAGCGTGAGCGTCGCGATCGTGCTGTCGGAGTGCTTCCATGCCTGCCGATACAGCTCGACGATGTCTTCGCGCGACTCGTCTGCGGTGGCCCACATGTCTGAGTTGGGTTCTGTTTCCTCGGTATACCACCAGGTCGGCGGCTCCTCGTCGAAGAACGGCCGCCCGAACGTGTCACCGAGATACCCCAGTTCCACGCCGGCGACATGTTTGACCAGCCCCAACAGGTTCGTGCCCGTGGGGGTCAGCGGACGGCGGATGTCGTGCTCCGAGAGCCCATCGAGCTTCCACACCAGGGCATCACGCGCCTCTCGCAGGTATCGGAGAAGGTCCGCTTTCGGGTTCGGTTCGATCATGCCGGGCAGTCTTCCACCCGGCACTGACAGCCGGGAGTGACATCAAAAGCCGCTGACAGCGATCTTGCCTGACGCCGAGAAACGACTCCCCAAGTCACCTTCAAATGACTCCCCGTGAAAGTGGCACAGCCAACCTGGTACGCCCGCTCGCTGATGGATGGGCGCGCGGCGAGGTGTGGTGGCGCCCTGCCGTCAACGGGTCCCCCGCCAGCTCTTCGGGCCGGCGCCGGGTGCGGGCGAGTCGGCCCGTCCGGCGCGCGGGCCGGTCCGCTGCCGCGCGACAGCCGCCAGATGCCGGGCCAGGGCCGCCACCGCGCACAGCGCCAGCAGCGCGCACACCCCAGGCCAGCCCGCCGCGTCGAAGGCCCGCGCGCCCAGCCAGGACCCGGCGCTGCCACCCAGGTAGGCGCAGGTCATGTAGGCCGTGGTGAGGCGGCTGCGGGCGTCGGCGCGCAGCGCGTAGACGCGGGTCGTGTTGGCGACCATCCCGCACTGCATCGCCACGTCGAGCAGCAGCGTGCCGACGACGAGCGCCGCCATGCCCGCCGCCCCACCCAGCGCCCCGACCGCCAGCACCACGGCGGAGGCGAGCGTTCCCACCAGGCAGACCAGGTTGACCAGGTCGGGGCCGCGCCGGTCGGTGAGCCGGCCGGCCAGCGGCGTACACACCATGGTGGCCGCCCCCACCAGGGCGAGCAGGCCCGCGGCCGGGGCGCCGAGCCCGTACGCCGGGCCGGTCAGCAGCAGCACGACGCCCGTCCACACCGCCGAGAACCCGGCGAACACCGTCGCCTGGTAGAAGCTCGAGCGCCGCAGCTCCGGCTCGGTGCGCAGCAGCCGCAGCGGTTCGGCGAGCAGGGCGCGGTACGGCCGGCCGGCCGCCGGGGCGGGCCGGACGGGAAGCGCCGCCGCGAGCACCCAGGCCAGCAGCAGCATCACGGCCGCGGCGACCAGGTAGGGGGCCCGCCAGCCCCACGCCTCGGCGAGCGAACCGCCGAACGCGCGCGACAACAGCATCCCGCCGATGGCACCGCTGGCCAGCATCCCGGACACCTCGCCGCGCCGGCCGGGCGCGACCAACCCCGCGGCGAGCGGGCCCACCACGGACGCGGCGACGCTGGTCAGGCCCACGGCGGCGGAGGCGGTGACGAGCACCGGCAGCCCGGGGGCGAGGCCCGCCACGAGCAGCCCGAGGCCGGTCAGGCAGAGCAGGACCGTCAGCAGGCGTCGGTGCGGGAACCGGTCGCCCAGCGGTACGAGGAGGTAGTTGCCGGCCGCGTAACCCACCTGGGTGGCGGTGACCGCGAGCGTCGCGGCGCCCGTGGAGACGCCGAGCCCCTCGGCCGCGAGCGGGGTCAGGGCCTGCGCGAAGTAGAGGTTGCCCACGGCCACGGCGCAGGTGAGCGCGAGCAGGAGGAGGAACCGCCGGCTCAGGGCGGGACCGGGTGGGGCTGGTGGTGGCGCTGCTGTCATGCCAGGCATTCCACGGCCCTGTGGGAGCGGGCGGAAACGACGTAGCGTATGCCTTAATGATCAGCTTCGTGATGGGGGTCGAGGACCTCGCCGACACCCGGTTCGCGCTGTCGCCGCTGGCCGAGACGGTGTGCAGCCTGCGCGTGCTGCGCGAGCCCGGGCTGTCCGCGCTGCACCTGCCCTGGCGCCGAGCGGTCATCGGCGGGTTGGGCGCGCTGGACACGGAGTTGCTGCTGTCGCTGGTCGCGCGGCGGCACACCCTGCCGGACTTCCTCACCCCGCGACCGACCACCCACTTCGCGTCCTTCGCCGAGGAACTGGCCGTCGTGCGCCGCACTCCCCCCGCGCTCGTACGCCGCGACCTGCGCGACACGCACGCACCCGATCCGCTGCCGGCGCCGCTACGGGCCGCGGCGGACGGCACCGACGCGGAGGTGGTCGCCCTCCGCGAGGCCGTCTGCGACCTGCTCGATGGCTACTGGAGCGCGGCCGTCGAGCCGTGGTGGCCGCGGATCCGCCTCGTGCTGGAGGCTGACATGACCTACCGGGCGCGCCAACTGGCCACCGGTGGGGCGCGGCTGTTGTTCGCCGACCTCCACCCCGACGTGCGGTGGCGGGACGGCGCGCTGGAGATGCGCGGGATGATCGGCGACGGCTTCCGTACCCGGGCCGCCGGGCGGGGGCTGTTGCTGGTCCCCCTGGTGTTCGCGCACAAGCCCGCGCCGCCCGTGACGGAGCACGTCGCGCCGGCGTTGGCCTACCCCAGTCGCGGGGTGGCGACGCTGTGGGCCGAGGCGCCGTCAGCCGCGCCGCCGGGGGCGCTCGCGGAGCTGGTCGGGGCGGTGCGGGCGCGGCTGCTCGCGCAGTTGGCCGAGCCGCTGGCCACCGTGGAGATCGCGCGCCGCTTCCAGGTCACGCCGAGCGCGGTCTCCCAGCACCTGCGCGTCCTCTTCGCGACGGGACTCGTCACCCGGGCCCGGCACGGACGGCAGGTGCTGTACCGGCGCACGCCGCTCGCGGACCAGTTGCTGGGCGGCGAGAGCGCGCCCTGACCCCGCGGACGTCGCCCGCTCCCACCGGGAGGTGAGACGTCTATCGGGGTCCTGTTCCAGAGCCCACGGCCATGGGGCAGGATGAGCCCATGCTCGTGATCGTCTGTGGCCTGCCCGCGACGGGGAAGACAACCCTGGCCCGAACCCTGGCCCGCCAGATCGGCGCCGTTCACGTGCGCGTGGACACCATCGAGCAGGCGATCGTCCGTTCCGGGCTGGCCGCCCACCCCGTGGGCCCGGCCGGATACGCCGTCGCCTACGCCCTGGCCGAGGAGCACCTGCGACAGGGGCTCACCGTGATCGCCGAGTCCGTGAGCCCGCTGGCTGTCACCCGCGACGCCTGGCGGAGCGTCGCCGAGCGCACCGCTACCCCCGTGGTCGAGGCCGAGATCGTCTGTTCCGACCCGACCGAACATCGCCGCCGGGCCGAACACCGCGCGGTCGACATCCCCGACCTGCCCCTCCCGGACTGGGACGCCATCACGCACCGCCCGTACGAACCCTGGCACCGCGAGCACCTCGTGCTCGACACCGCCGGTCGCGACGTCGCCGCCTGCGTCGCCGACCTCCATCAGGCGCTCAGCGAGGCCAGGGTCCCGCCCGCCACGGGTTGACCGGCACGCACCCGGCGCCGTCACCCGGCGCCGGGCCCGTGCGGCGGCACTGCCGCACAGCGGGCGGCCCTGTCGCCTAGCAGGCGGCCCTGTCGCCTAGAACACGCACCGCACGTGCTTGATGGCCTCCACGAAACTGGCGACCAGCCGCCTGGGCTCGCCTTCGCTGCGGATGTGCGGCAACCGTCCGAAGAGTTCGCGGAAGAAGACGGTGACCTCCATGCGGGCCAGGTGGGCGCCGAGGCAGAAGTGCGGCCCGACGGAGCCGAAGGTCAGGTGCGGGTTGGGGTCCCGGGTGATGTCGAACGTGTACGGGTCCGCGAACACCTTCTCGTCCCTGTTGGCCGAGCAGTAGAAGAGCAGGACCTTGTCGCCCTTGGCGAAGGTGTGTCCGCCCACCTCGCACTCGCGGGCCGCCGTCCGGCGCATCCAGTTGATGGGGGTCGCCATGCGCAGGATCTCCTCGACGGCGCGCGGCGCGTACGCGTCGAAGTCGGAGAGCAGCAACTCCCGCTGCTCCGGGTGTTCGGTCAGCAGCACCAGACCACGGGAGAGCGCGTTGCGGGTGGTCTCCATGCCCGCGATGACCAGGAGGATGAAGAAGGAGGACAGTTCCTCGGGGGTCAGCCGCTCGCCGTCGATCTCGGCGTGCACCAGGCGGGTGATGAGGTCGTCGGTGGGATTCTTCATCCGGTCGGCGGCGAGCCGGGCGATGTAGTCGCCCAGCTCGCGCGAGGTGCGCAACAGGGCCGGCGTCGCCTGGTCGAGGCGGGGCACGTACTCCGGGTCGAAGGTGCCGACGATGATGTTCGAGCGGTCGTAGATGAACTCGTAGTCACTGGGGGGAATGCCCATCATTCCGCTCAGTACGGCTATCGGCATGATGGCGGCGGCCTGGCGTACGAAGTCACACGGGCCGGTCGCTATGAGGTCGTCGACGATCTGCCGGGCCGCCTTCCGCGACGCCGCCTCGAACTCCGCCGCCATGCCGCGCCCGAAGGCGCGGGAGACGATCCGGCGCAGTCGCGCGTGCTGCGGATTGTCCATGTTGATCATCGAGCCGAAGAAGTTGTTGAACTCCTGCGGCAGGTCCACGATGCTGATCCCGGTCGGCGCGGAGCAGAAGTCCTGCGGCCGTCGACTCACCTCGGCGATGTCGGCGTGGTGCACCAGCGCGTAATAGCCGGACCCGTGCGGATACCCGGGCATCGCGGGCTCACGGAAGTGCATCGGGCCCGGCGCCCTGCGCAGCGCGGCGAAGGCCGCGTCGCGATCACCGAACGGCTGCGACCAGAAGGCGAGGTCCGTGAGGTTGATCTTGGTGACGTCGTCGAACCTGGAGACGGGTGGGTACATGGCGCCTCGTTTCGCGCGAAGTGAAAGGTCGGGGGAAGGACGACCAGCTCGCGCGGAAGAGGGGCGCGTTTTCCCTGCCTACGGCGCGCACGCACCGCTCGCAAAGAAAGTCGCCGGAAACCATGAAATCGCCGCAAGCGGGGAATCGCACTGCGACGTCATCGCTCCGACCGGAAAGCCCTGCCTTGCTTTCCGGGCACTCGGGAAGGGAAATGCCGACACTATGTCTGCGGTTGAGGATTCCGATAGACTCCGGGTGGAGCCACTTGCACCGTCGTCACGGAACCTGCTGCGTTCAGGTGGTCCAGCACGGAACAGCATCGCCCCTCTCGCTTAAGTGCGGCTAATTTGCCGGCAATTTAGGGAACCGTAATATCAACAGGGCTCGGATGGCGACCTGTTCACGCGCTAGGCTTTTCGCCATGGATCTCTCCGTCCCCGTAACCGATGACGTGAAATTGCATTTCCGGCACCGGCCGGGAACCGCGGCCACGGCGTTCCTCCTGGTGCACGGCATGGCCTCCAACGCGCAGCTCTGGGACGAGGTCGCCGACCACCTGGCCGCCGCGGACCACCCGGTGTACGCGGTGGACCTGCGCGGCCACGGCGAATCCGACACGCCCGAAACCGGCTACGACACCCGCACCGCCGTCGCCGACCTGGTCGCCTCCTGCGCGTTCCTGGGGTTGGAGCGGGTGGTGGTCGCGGGACACTCGTGGGGCGGCAACGTCTCGGTGCGCTTCGCCGCCGAGAACCCACAGCTGGTCTCCGCCCTCGCCCTGGT includes these proteins:
- a CDS encoding MFS transporter; translated protein: MTAAPPPAPPGPALSRRFLLLLALTCAVAVGNLYFAQALTPLAAEGLGVSTGAATLAVTATQVGYAAGNYLLVPLGDRFPHRRLLTVLLCLTGLGLLVAGLAPGLPVLVTASAAVGLTSVAASVVGPLAAGLVAPGRRGEVSGMLASGAIGGMLLSRAFGGSLAEAWGWRAPYLVAAAVMLLLAWVLAAALPVRPAPAAGRPYRALLAEPLRLLRTEPELRRSSFYQATVFAGFSAVWTGVVLLLTGPAYGLGAPAAGLLALVGAATMVCTPLAGRLTDRRGPDLVNLVCLVGTLASAVVLAVGALGGAAGMAALVVGTLLLDVAMQCGMVANTTRVYALRADARSRLTTAYMTCAYLGGSAGSWLGARAFDAAGWPGVCALLALCAVAALARHLAAVARQRTGPRAGRADSPAPGAGPKSWRGTR
- a CDS encoding cytochrome P450, which encodes MYPPVSRFDDVTKINLTDLAFWSQPFGDRDAAFAALRRAPGPMHFREPAMPGYPHGSGYYALVHHADIAEVSRRPQDFCSAPTGISIVDLPQEFNNFFGSMINMDNPQHARLRRIVSRAFGRGMAAEFEAASRKAARQIVDDLIATGPCDFVRQAAAIMPIAVLSGMMGIPPSDYEFIYDRSNIIVGTFDPEYVPRLDQATPALLRTSRELGDYIARLAADRMKNPTDDLITRLVHAEIDGERLTPEELSSFFILLVIAGMETTRNALSRGLVLLTEHPEQRELLLSDFDAYAPRAVEEILRMATPINWMRRTAARECEVGGHTFAKGDKVLLFYCSANRDEKVFADPYTFDITRDPNPHLTFGSVGPHFCLGAHLARMEVTVFFRELFGRLPHIRSEGEPRRLVASFVEAIKHVRCVF
- a CDS encoding acyl carrier protein; protein product: MDTENSEANLDGAKLREDLAAATPEQREALLRETVRAQLASILPEATIEDDSNFLESGLTSLTALELTRNLMTLTDVEIPLVAVLEYPTPATLGHYLAEAFAAVAEGDAAPAGTAAE
- a CDS encoding DinB family protein yields the protein MIEPNPKADLLRYLREARDALVWKLDGLSEHDIRRPLTPTGTNLLGLVKHVAGVELGYLGDTFGRPFFDEEPPTWWYTEETEPNSDMWATADESREDIVELYRQAWKHSDSTIATLTLDAIGRVPWWPEERREVTLHHILVRVISDTQRHAGHADIVRELIDGSVGYLQGKGNMPPGDQAWWEGHRLRLERVAREVNG
- a CDS encoding beta-ketoacyl synthase N-terminal-like domain-containing protein yields the protein MTNEEKLVDYLKWTTAELHQTRQQLQDLKEQRPEPIAIVGMGCRFPGGVRTPEQLWDVVADERDVISGFPTDRGWDLESLYHPDPDHHGTSYVRSGGFVHDAADFDAAFFDISDREAPAMEPQQRLLLEVAWEAVESAGIAPHTLRGSDTSVYAGVMYHDYASRLDRIPEGMLGYVGNGNAASLAPGRVAYTLGLQGAAVALDTACSSSLVAMHLAARALRQGECSLALAGGAAINYTASAFQVASSQRQLAPDARCKSFADAADGMVYAEGVGLVLLERLSDARRAGHQVLGVIRGSAINQDGASTGMAAPNGPAQQQLIRDALAQARLSPSDVDAVEAHGTGTAFGDSIELQALLSTYGKDRPADDPLLLGCVKSNIGHTQAAAGVASVIKMVAAMRHRSLPASLHVDRPTRLVSWRSGAVRLVTERTPWPARERPLRAAVSSFSASGTNAHLIVEQPPAPARPAGARGSTPAAGSSATGAAGAAVPWLVSARGEGALAGQARALLDHLDGGGEGTPTDVGWSLVTTRSPFEHQAVVVGVDRAELADGLAALAAGRAHPAVVGPAVLRPGAATVTAGTTVFAFGGGERPPGFGSELYARFPVYAAAFDAVAEAFDGRLDRPLRELAFDAAPAGGAVSLAAPEAAAVRFAGHVALAALVRDLGVKAGAVIGADGGEIAAAHVAGALPLPDACALVLADAAGPERVRQVAGELDVRRPDLPVLSARTGEPVDESLASAAYWAERGQGGAAGGVAGAAAGASTWVEFGPDALLAAEPAGRAPLTVSAVIPGQPEVRALTHAVARLHLAGGPGVDWRAFFAGGPAPSTVRLPTYAFQRRRYWMENEPAPDAPAVESRADTEFWAAVERADPDAVARAIGVGGERGALLREVLPALTAWRRQRQLRYRVGWRPVAEAGEPRLSGRWLVVADPLPASTAAADARPARDGAASGASAVVAALRARGAEVVPVNAEPAAGSDAPLSERLARASAGRPVVGVVSLLALSGPRPANGGDAAPGEDGTSALAPTVALADALERARIEAPLWVVTQGAVSIGVGDAAPRPEQAQLWGLAGALAAERQDRWGGLIDLPARCGARTWRRLTAALLADEGESEVAVRPDGAFARRLVRDVAAGTADGGILRGTALISGANTGAGAHAARWAAEAGAEQVLLVDATAPDEALAAELSATGVRVATAVADVAVPDELDRIAATIAPELPLTAVVHLGCGLGYEAGPLDAERLRGEGADAVAAARQMCALAERHELTALVLCSSVAGICRGPGLGNQAPTHAYVSALAQRCRARGVPAVSLALGPVGEPDAAVGAAKQLRGNGVTALPGQAVVQALRDAVAAQAPAAVVTDIDWAWVAGHATELGVRRLFADLPEFRPTDRAAPPTQPAALAPGSS
- a CDS encoding AAA family ATPase encodes the protein MLVIVCGLPATGKTTLARTLARQIGAVHVRVDTIEQAIVRSGLAAHPVGPAGYAVAYALAEEHLRQGLTVIAESVSPLAVTRDAWRSVAERTATPVVEAEIVCSDPTEHRRRAEHRAVDIPDLPLPDWDAITHRPYEPWHREHLVLDTAGRDVAACVADLHQALSEARVPPATG
- a CDS encoding helix-turn-helix domain-containing protein, which gives rise to MISFVMGVEDLADTRFALSPLAETVCSLRVLREPGLSALHLPWRRAVIGGLGALDTELLLSLVARRHTLPDFLTPRPTTHFASFAEELAVVRRTPPALVRRDLRDTHAPDPLPAPLRAAADGTDAEVVALREAVCDLLDGYWSAAVEPWWPRIRLVLEADMTYRARQLATGGARLLFADLHPDVRWRDGALEMRGMIGDGFRTRAAGRGLLLVPLVFAHKPAPPVTEHVAPALAYPSRGVATLWAEAPSAAPPGALAELVGAVRARLLAQLAEPLATVEIARRFQVTPSAVSQHLRVLFATGLVTRARHGRQVLYRRTPLADQLLGGESAP